The DNA region ACGACGCAAATGGCGGGGCTTTGAAGGTGAGGGTGGGGGCGTGGTTAGGGAGGGGACCCGAGGGGCGTggctgggagggggtggggtgaggctggAGGTGGGCTCAAGGGGGCGGGACTCGGTCAAGGGGGTGGGGCGAGCCCAGATGCAGTGGGTGGGGCCTGCTGTGGGCGTGGTCAGAGCGCAGAGCTCCGGATAGGGTCCTGGAGGAGGCGTTCCTTGGAGCTGTGGTCCGTTTCCTATGTCGTCATCCTGGGAGACGCCCCTGTACAGAAGGCGTAAGAAGGGGGCACAGCGCACTCCTGCTCCATAACTTTATCTTGTTCCTGTACACTGGTGACACACAGCTACAGGTTCCCCCATCTCCACTGCGCACTGGAGGCGGTGCCTGTGAAGGGCTtttgcctccctctctcttcgGCACGTAGCAGGCTTTGCGCATACGTGCGTGCTCTTGTGTGGACAGACAGATGTCCATAACGCACTCCAAGGAAGCAGCCCAAGCAACATAGTGCGCATGCTCAAGCTCTGCAAAGCAACtggtggattttttgtttgtttggttgttttggtttttcgagacggtttctctgtgtagttttctctgtgtagttttgtgcctttcctggaactcactctgtagaccaggctggcctcgaactcccggCCGCAACTAGTGGATTTTAtgcatgcccaaagccctggtTCCACACCCACCTGTCCAAATGTACATTCTATGCAGACTTCTCGAATTCATTTGTGCATGCTCACGAATCTGACTGATGGAGCTGGGCGCTAACTGTCAGGTTCTAAATGTGTATGCTCCGGCTCCATATTGCTCATGCCCACtccttccacctgcctctgagtagACCTATTTGGGCTTTTGGGGAGATTCTGTTGCGCAGGTCCGAAAGTTCCTCAGAGTAGCCTTCTTACCAGGTGCGCATGCCCAGACttgggggcggggagaggagTGCAGTGGCCTACCTTAGTTTCAATGCGCATGCTCAGACTCCTCCTCAAGCTCCTTGGCAGTTGAGGAGCGGTGTTAGCTGTGGACGACCAGGCGAGATGCTGCTGTTGATGCTGGCGGCCGTGGCCACTGTGGTCAGAGCTCAGCCACTGTGCCGGTGCGACTCCCTAACCGGGATGCGATGCAGCTAGGGGTGGGCCgaggccttctctccagccccactgaagGAATCGAACTTGACACATCCCTTCCAAGCACATCACTAAAACCCGGTGCTGGGGTGTGGaaccagggccttgggcatgtaTAAAATCCAAGTTCCTGCCGGGCGGTCTGAAACCTGTCCCACCATCTACCCCAAAGCTGCTGGTATCTGAGGCTAGTTAAGTCATGCTGGGAAGGTGCTGTGCATGGTGCCACGGTTAGCAGCATCTCTGAGCGCTACCATGCGATGGCATCTCTATGTGTTGCTAAGTGACCCCTGAACCCTGAATCATCAGCCGAGTCCAGCAAGACACTTGGTTGCTATGAGTTacatccagcctgggctacatagtcagacctGTCTCtgaatttaatatatatgtatgtatgtatgtatgtgtgtatgtgtgtgtatgtatatatatatatatatatctagtgcctcagcctctcgagtgctgaggtGGCAGGTGACAACACTACCATTCGGGCGTCCCCTTTTATATATAGATTTTAGTAACTTGCTTTCAAGGATACCGTGCACCAAGAGCCTCGGGGACCAGAGGGGTGCCAGACAGGTGACTTGTCCCACACACAAGGAACTTGTTTGCTTCAAAACAGCAAAGCACGAAGTGGGGAAATTTAAGAATACTTGTGCAAAAGCAACTTctggtgaggggtgggctggAGCTCCGTGTGCAGAGACCTGGCCCAGCCGGTGAAGCCCGGGACACTTCCAGCACCACAGACACCCTGCATGGTGGCTGCCCTCACAACcgtgaggaagaagaggtgggaagatcaggagatcgaggccagcctgggctacttattCAGCCTGTCTCTGAATAAACAGTGACAGGAAACTGGAGGGACCATCAAGGAAGAGAGCCCCCATAGCACAGGCCCtggggtccatccccagcactgtgcaTGGGATGCGGTGGGGATGGGTAAAATTCAGAGTGCCCAGAcagcatcaggtcccctgggactggagtcacagacaggtgtgagctgccatgttggttctgggaatctaacctgggtcctctggaagagcagccagtgctcttaaccgctgagccacctctccagctcctgcattttttgttgttacttattgatttttgagacatggtttctctgtgtagctctggctatcctgaaactcactctgtagatgagactggcctaaaactcacagagatccgcctgcctctgcctcctgagtgctgggattaaaggtgtgtgccacacctggctaattatttaatttatttgggatgtgggtgtgtgcgcatgcgcgactgtctgtctgtgtctgtgtatgtctctgcatctctgtgtatatgtatgtgtgtttgtgtgtgtctgtgtgtgtatgtatgtgtgtctgtgtatctgtgtatgtctgtgtgtgtatgtctgtttctgtgtgtgtgtctctgtatgtctgtgtgtctgtgaatgtgtgtgtatgtgtgtctgtgtatctctgtgtatgtctgtgtgtatgtgtgtatgtctgtgtctctgtgtatgtctgtgtgtttatgtgtgtctgtgtgtgtgtatgtctgtgtgtttatgtgtgtctctgtgtatgtctctgtgtatctctgtgtatgtgtgtgtgtctgtgtatgtctgtgtgtgtgtgtatgtctgtgtgtgtgtttatgtgtgtctctgtgtatgtctctctgtgtatctctgtgtgtgtgtatctgtgtgtgtgtgtgtgtatctctgtgtatgtctgtgtgtgtgtgtttatgtgtgtatctctgtgtatgtctctgtgtgtgtgtgtatctgtgtgtgtgtgtctgtgtctgtgtgtgtgtatgtctgtgtgtgtgtttatgtgtgtctctgtgtatgtctctctgtgtatctctgtgtgtgtgtgtctgtgtatctctgtgtatgtctgtgtgtatgtgtgtgtctctgtgtctgtttatctctgtgtatgtgtgtgtctgtgtgtgtgtatgtctgtgtgtgtatgtctgtgtctgtgtgtgtgtgtgtagtcagaacacaacttgcaggagtcagttctctccaccagACCCAAACTTGGGTTGTTAGCCCTTTGCAGCAAGCTCCTTCCTGTAGTgcgccatctcattggcccagtcttttgtgtgagtgtgagccTCGGGGTCTCtgcattctctgtctctgccgcCCGCCGCTGTGGTAGGCCCCGGCTGACCGGGCCACagccaccctgcccagctcttGTTCTGTTCCGGCCACGGGTCAGGAACGGCTCCCACCAACATCCAGTGCGGTCGGACTCCAGAACCGGGGACGCACCGGACCACGTGCTGTGCAGTATGTCCGCACGCAGCATGGTAGGAAAGGCTAACAGCTCAGCGGCTAGAGAACCggctgcccctgcagaggacccgggttctgttcccagcacccacacagtggcctGGGGAgcacagtgccctctgctggctgcctcgggcactgcatacatgtggagctcagaaagacatgcagccaaaacacccacacaaggaaaatatttaaaaatagaataaacgAAAAGCCAAATACTGACAGTTGCTGTGCTTTGACCTCTCTAGGTCGTACAGGGTGAGACCGGGAAGGTGTTCGCTTCCAAGCCGCTACCTGAAGGGGTAAGTGTTCCTCGCACGCCCGTTCCTCCATGGCTGCATCACACGTCCCTAGTGTTGTCTTTCCCTTCTCTGGATCTCAGTGGCCCAGACTGGGGCCGAGGACCTGAGCTCTGGCCGTCCTGAGGACTGAGGGCAGGCGCGGCCCCTCCTGGCTGACCGGTCTGTGCTGTCCCGCAGGACATGCTGTTCTACGCCTTCAACTCCACATTCGTGCTCAGGGACTTCTGCCACAGCAAGGCCGTGCTGTACCTGGGGTGAGCCGTTCCGTCTCCTCCCCGCTCTCCTCCCCCCCGCTCTCCTCCCCCGGCCGCCCCTCGCCTTCTTCCGGCCCTTCCCCACTTCTACCCTTGCCTCTCAGTTTTTTAAAACCGACCAGCTCTGGCCCAAGTTGTTAGTCTGCGGCCCACAGAGAATCCTCGCTGGGCTGGGTGTGTACACAGAGGGGAGTCCTGGGCACAGACAAAGTATTGCCACTCAGGGTACAGGTGCCAAGCCTGTGGCTTCCGCCAATCACAGGTTgacaacacaaaaacaacaacaaaaaaattatttttcttggcttaaaaaaattttaattacatttatttatttgtgcacatGTCTGAGTGTagacatgtagaggtcagaggccaatttGTGGgggtcatttctctctcttccatactGTTAGttctggggataaaactcaggtgGTCCGGCTTGTGCATACGTCCTAACCATCCAGACATCTTACTGGTCcatgttccttttttgtttgtttgtttggttggttttttcgagacagggtttccctgtgtagtcctggctatagaccaggctagccttgaactcagtgctgggattaaaggccagtgcTACTGACTGGCCCTGCTCTTGTGTTTATAGACAGGCTCTGACTCTCTCTccccaggcaggcctcagacCTGCAGCGACCAcaggcctcagcctctggagtgctgagcaGAATTGctatgtgcaccaccactgctggtcactggtcacacacacactttcatttctttgtttatctgtttgccagtttgtttgttttttttaaactgggtctcatgtagcccaggctagcctgaaactcttgatcttctggcctcagactctgaagtgctgggacAGCAGGCCTGTGCCACCCCACACCTGGCGTATTTCATTTGTGACCATTTTGTCtctatgtcatttaaaaaaaaaagtgggcagaCACAGTATAACATAATTCTGGGTGACTCTGGGCTTGCAGGGAACTTGGAAGGGAGAGGGTCTTAGGACTGCCCGGCCTGAGAAGCTTCCTGACCACCGTTTTCTTGGTCACAGGAAGAAGATTTTCATATCGAAGGACAATTTTGAGAGCAGCCTCCAGCCACTCATCATTCCCAAGTCAATGAGGGTAGCTAATTCCCCAACTGTGACTCCAAATGAGTCACACTCAGGAACTCTGGAGGTTGGGGCACGGGTCTGTCAGCTGCGAGATGCCGAGTcacaggaagtcagaagagagtgaTGTCGTtccacccttctcctcctcttcctccccccccccaccctctcctttcctttttcttacttttctttcatccttgtggtcttttcctttctccttttctgttcccttcccttaaaatgtttatttgagatttcatctattttcattgtatgtatatggtgttttgtctgcatgcctggtgcccaaggaccagggagggtgctggatcccctggaactggagccacaggcggttgtgagcctctgtgggtgctggggaccccaCCTCGGCCCCTGCAGGAGCAGCCCATGCTTGTAgctgctgagctctctccagaCTCGCagaggagtctcagttgaggaagaAGGTGCACACAGTTGAACGGAGACCGGCTCTGCCTTCCGAACTTAGCATCTGGGCCGATCAATGTGGCAGAAACAAGGGAAGCAGTGGCCGAGGAGAGCATGCCCTGGGTCAAGTGAGGCTGACTGCAAACTGCCGGAGAAGCGCAGTGCcgcagagggagaggagggagggcctGGAGCTCCCTGGTCACCAGCCAAACAgaactccagggtcagtgagaccAGACCTCAGAATATGAGATCAGaggagctcagtggttagagcactggcttccccagcacctgcatggtggcacCAACCACCTGtttgttactccagctccaggggatgtgacaccttcttctggcccctgagGTGCCTGAAGGCATGTGCCAGATCCACATTAATACAAACAATGActctttttaaaagctgaatttacttttgtgtgtgtaacTCCATGTCTATGCACcaagtgcatgcagtgcctggggaggccagggggatgttgggtcccctggatctggattataggtggttgtgagccaccctgtgggcactgggaacggaaccccctctggaagaacagccagcagtcttaattgctgagccaagGTGCATCTGTAGGATGTgatgaagaggcaggagaatcatgagttcaaggtctggACTATACCTTAGAAATCATACAtgctaaaaaacaaataattaggTGGAGTGGAACAGAAGAGCTGGAGGCGTCAGCCGCTGGTGTCCACGTGAGCACACGCAAACAGGTGCCACAcacagcaaaaaaacaaaaaacaaatatctattgcgggggtggggggggtggggggtggttcaCGACTTCCTTCCCAGcttttgagagacagaggcaggtggatcggaGTGAGACGGAGGCCTGCCTGCACAACATGTAGTAACTAAACAGCGAGTGTTACTATCCAGAACATTTGGTTCCTAAACTAGTATCCTAACTAGCTGCAGCTACCAGTACGTACTTGTGATGAGTCATGCTCTGGgtcttgtccccccccccccatggaccATGCCTTCCCTGTGAGCGAGAACAAACCTGCAGCCCTTCAGAGGCCCACGTCAGGCATTCTGTCACAGTGTATTGTCCTTGTCTTTAGGCGAGAGGAGCATCGGTCACAAGTGCTTTATTCACTTCTGATTCAAAACTGCTGTTGGTGGTGAATAAGAAAGTCTACATGTACAATTACCTTTGGAACAGATGGCATAAAGCTATAGGTTTGTGGTCTCCCGTGCCTGCTGCAGatctcctgccccacccctgccacccTGGGCCCTCTGCAGTCCC from Peromyscus leucopus breed LL Stock chromosome 22, UCI_PerLeu_2.1, whole genome shotgun sequence includes:
- the LOC119086441 gene encoding cation channel sperm-associated protein subunit delta-like — translated: MLFYAFNSTFVLRDFCHSKAVLYLGKKIFISKDNFESSLQPLIIPKSMRARGASVTSALFTSDSKLLLVVNKKVYMYNYLWNRWHKAIGLWSPVPAADLLPHPCHPGPSAVPPAESNPQ